gatgtggatcttttggattacttcaacaaaacaAGCGAACTGCTTGTCCACTGACGGTTTCCTACTCTGTTGAGGAAATGGCAGCAGCCGTGTGTCGCAGTACTCCTGCGGCACTGTTTTGTCTGGCTGGATCTCCTTGTCATCCGAGTCAGTAGATGGCGTTTCTTTTGACATCCCATtagttcctgcagggttaggatacggcggatcacgagtggacttacctccccttGTTGTGATCGCCTTAACATTTTCAATGGAGGAGTCGGGTTGCCCCGGAATCCTCCCGGACtcatttgcagggactaaagatgccaacTGAGCTAACTGGGTTTCTATCATCTTATTAAAGCTCAGCTGGTTTTGAAATGCAGAAGCGAAGCCATCTAGCTTGACATTTATGTTCTCTAAGATCTTATCATTGGCAGCAAGCTTTTTTCTTAGTGCatcagtggttttagcttgcgcaaaaACAAGATCCATCAAGGAGGGCTGGTTAGAGAAGTTACCGTTATTGTTGCCTCCTGGATAATATGGGCGTGGTTGATTCCACCCCTCacctccttgtggacgataCTCGTTGTttttgcccatgtacatcgcctcctcatGGGTTTCCAGGCAGTCGTTCCCAGAATGACCCGTGCCTCCGCAGACTTCACACGTGACgtgtgagtccaaggccttgacggtgccttgtggccgtttctcgtggtcgtccaagcatttcatgaggaggtccagcttggcagcaagtaactccgtctccttgacggtgtgcatgcctcgctgacgggtctggagtcgttccttACTCCAACCCgtattggagaccatcttctctatgagttcaacggctccttgaaccgttttagagaagaaggctcctccagctgccgcgtccagGTGATCGCGGGACATTAGGGTGAGCCCATTGTAAAAGTTCTGCAGGATCAaccagtcgtccatcccatgatgaggacaggcggccacgTACTCCTGTAGTCGTTCCCATGCTTCAGGAATGGACTcgtcccttgtctgctggaaTCTGGAAATTCGTCCACGAAGGGCGTTGGTTTTGCCTATCGGGAAGAACTTCGAGAGGAATGACGTCGAGCATTTATCCCAGGTGTTGATAGCAGCACAAttggcatagaaccactgcttcgctctcctgaggagggagaacggaaacAGCCGCAGCCTGACAGCGTCAGGACTAacgcccttgatggtgtacATGCTACATATCTCCAGGAATTGTAGCAGATGAGCgttggcatcctcattaggcttgccacagaacgggctagcctATGCCATCGTAATGAGGTTGGACTTCAGGTCGAAATCCACATCTCCTATGTTGATTTGTGGCCCGACGGCCACAttcagcagagggagcagcgaactcgcgAAGAGTCTTGCTGGCCATAATCTTGAAGGTCTGTGGCGCTGGTACGGCTGGTTTCTctgtcggtagagttttctgcggAGCAACGACTCGCGGCCTGACGCTTCGGAAGAAAGCTtttggattttctttgaagttttccggcaagttgaaaccagccatgcactaccctgttttcacaacaaaaagtgaaaacaaccaaggttagcctgcaaaggaaatTGACTATACaaaggtaaatataaagtattagttttaagtaatctctattatgaatcttccccggcaatggcgccagaaatgcttgttagtccttttatagctgaactatgacggttgtgacggttggaatggtcggtaataccctccaaccgtcattggggcttcatctcaaccgtccagccaaaacctggatccaacagAGGCGAGGGAGGTTCGACAGAATCACCAGGTTCGACCGAACCTGGTgctggcccaatccagcccaatttcggctggcggcctcctctgctgcttcacttcgtagacttgtgaattttggcctgaTTCTTCGTGTCAAGTCTgtgttcttggcccattcatacacaagtctggttctcgacatcgtccgattgatttattgtctgagttgatgttgattctccttcactttattgtcattctctacaaaaggttagtagacttaatactagtggaatattattattcttgcatatttatgcattgcaagcatcactagttctctcttgttttggtaatattgacggttgaAACTGAtggataacgaccgtcaacagttaCCTGAGTCGTTGTGGAGTGTGATCGCCCCGTGCGAAGAGGTGTCGATGATGTCGAATTGTCCTTCCCATTTGCTGCGTAGTTTTCCATGGCCGAAGAGCTTAACTCTGGAGTTGAACATTAGTACCTTGTCTCTTGGCTTGAATTTCTTGATTTTTATCTGTTTATCATGCCAGCGCTTCGTTCTTTCTGTGTATATTTTGGAATTGTGATACACTTTCTCTCTCCACTCTTCTAGCTCAGCCAACTGCATTTTTCTCCATTCTCCTGCTCCATCGAAATCCATGATCCAGTTTCTGATGGTCCAATATGCTCGGTGCTCTTGTTCTACGGGGAGTCGACATGACTTACCATAAACTATATGATAAGGGGACATTCCAATGGGTGTCATGAACGCTGTCCGGTATGACCATAGTGCATCTGGCAGCTTGTCCTTCCATCCTATGCCCATTTTGTTGACCGTCTTCTGTAGAATATttttgatttgtttgtttgatGTTTCTGCTTGACCGCTGGTCTGAGGATAGTAAGGTGTAGCAACATTGTGTTTGGCGCCCATATCTCGTAGGAGGTGTCGGAAGGTTTCGTCGATGAAGTGCAAGCCTCCATCACTTATGACCAATCTTGGGGTGCCAAATCTTGGGAAGATGATTTCTAAGAACATATTTTTATCATGCTTCGCATCCGCGGCGCTGCACAGCTTAGCCTCAACCCACTTAGATACATAGTCGACTGCCACCAAGATATACTCGCAATTACGGGACTAAAGAAAAGGTCCCATAAAGTCAATACCCCACACATCGAATATCTCGACTTGTAAGTTATATGTGAGGGGAATTGCATCGCGAGCAGTGATTCCTCGTTGCCTCAAGCAGCTTGGGCGCCTTCTGACAAACTCTTTTGAATCTTCGTAAGTCAATACCCCACACATCGAATATCTCGACTTGTAAGTTATATGTGAGGGGAATTGCATCGCGAGCAGTGATTCCTCCTTGCCTCAAGCAGCTTGGGCGCCTTCTGACAAACTCTTTTGAATCTTCGTACATTGTCAGCCAGAAGAAGCCGCATTGCCAAATCTTTGCCTGCATGCGGAATGCACCGTAATGTCCATCATAAGGCGAGGAGTGGCATCGTTCTATGATCTTAAGTCCCTCTTTAGTTGAAACACATCTTCTTAGCAGCCCATCAAAGCAAATCCGGTATAGGTATGGGTCATCTCATATATGACGATGACTCTCATATTTCAGCTTCCTCTGGTTTTCTCCCGGTAGTATGTATTTTGACACCATATAATTAACTATATTGGCATACCATGGGCTGGAGTCGTGCACTGTCATCAGCATGTCATCTCTTAGGAAGTCATTTATCGGCTGTTCCAGCATATTAGTAATTTGCAGCCTAGACAAATGATCTGTTACGGAATTTTCTACTCCCGTTTTATCCTTAATTTCTAataagtcaaattcttggagtAGCAATATCCATCGCAAGAGACATGGTTTAGCATCTTTCTTAGTGAGCAGGTATTTTAGAGCAGCATGATCAGTGTGAACAATCACCCTAGCCCCCACCAAGTAAGATCTAAACTTATGAATAGCAAAAACAACCGCGAGCAGCTCTTTTTCAGTGGTTGCATAATTCAGTTGGGCTCCGATTAGAGTTTTGCTAGCATAGCAGATTGCGTGATGCCTCTTGTTTTTGGTTTGGCCCAGGACCGCACCAACAGCAAAATCGCTGGCATAACACATAATTTCAAAGGGCAGCGTCCAATCGGGAGGTTGAATGATTGGAGCTAAGACGAGTGCCTTTTTgagaatttcaaaggattttaGGCACGCATCGTCAAACTCAAAAAGGCGTGTGATGATGCCCATTGAACCGTACGAGATGGCGGGTCGATGATGGCAGCAGCCCCGTTGGCGGAAGTGGCCGGATTCATGGCGCCAAAGATGACCAGATGGTCCAGATCTTCTTGGCCTCGGCGGCTATGGTGCCGGACGTCGACAGTTGGGGGAAGAGCAAGCGCGGCGTAGGTGGCAATGTGGGCAAACACCATGGGAAGACCCTCGTGGTAGCCATTGACGGAAGAGAGATCTGCAAGCATGTTCCCTATCGACATCTCAGGCGCCACCGCCGATCCTCTCCCGCCACATGCTATCAAGGTCACTTATCGAATGCACCGCCGTTGCTGGTGTCCATCTCTACCTCCCGTATACACCGTCAGCTCAGCTTGTCCACCTGATTTGGCTCGATAGCGGCGGCTTGATCCTCAATCGCGGGTGCTGTTGATGGGGGATCGGCTGTAACTCTCCATCGAAGGCATGGAAGGATTGGCGATGGCAAGGCCGCGAGGGCAGCGGCTAGGGAGGGGATGGAGTCACgggcaaagagagagagagagaggggcgagcggcgaaggtggaggaggagatttGTATGGGTCCGAGTGGGAGAAGAACGATATGGCGGCGGCTCTGGCGAGGACGTGGCATAGCGCCGGCAGTGGGGCCGAGGAGAAGTCCGTGAGGAGGACAGCCGTGGCGGTGGGGAAGAAGAAGGACGGCCGCGGGCTGAGGTCGATGTCGGttccggcggcggagaaggggcCAAAGTCGGCTCCGACGGCGGCTCCGGCAGCTGATCCGAGTGGGAGAAGCACGATCTGGGAAGAAGGAGGTGGGGAAGAGCggggcgcggcggtggggaagAAGGAGGACGGCCAcggcggctccggctagggcgcggcgtagcggcggcagcggggagcAGGAGCAGCGAGTGAGGAGGACGGCCGCAGCGGCAGCGGGGAGTCGCTCCTGCGAGGACACTTGGAGGAGTGAGCGAGGAAGAGAGGCGCGCGGTCTCCGCAGctgcgggtggaggaggagtgATGTCTTCGCGCGTGGAATCCTCGGCTGTGAAATCATGTGGTGGAGGAAGAGAAGCACGCGGATGGACGGTTCAGATTAGTCCGGATGATTTGACCTGTAGCATTGGAGGGGGgcaactcctcctttttatattagtatagatgaaGGGTAGCGGAAAATGATCCATTTTTTAGCCTTGTTAAGCTTCCTGTAGTCCATGCACATGCTCCGTCCGGTTACAGTTCGTTGTGGAATGAGTTCATTTTGGGCATTTATAACGACCGTCATCCCTCCTTTCTTCGGCACCACCTGGAATGGACTAACCCACTCACTGTACGGTACGGGATAAATAATCCCGGTGTGTAGGACTTCTAGAACCTCTTTCTTTACGACCTCACGCATCGCATTATTGAGCCGTCGTTGAGGCTCCCTGGAGGAAGTACTCTCGGGCTCAATATGCATGCGATGAGTGCAAAGGGCAGGATTAATTCCTTTGACATCCTGGAGGGAATAGCCAAGAACAGAGTGATGTTTCTCTAACACAGCTAGAAGACGCTGAGTCTCGTCCTTAGAAAGCTTCCTCAGAAAGCTTGTCACTTATGATGACAGGAGCTTCCTTATCGCCGTGCAGAAAAGCATAACGTAGGCCTTGGGGTAGAGGTTTTAGCTCAATCGGAGGTCGAGGCGGTGGTTCTATGCTTGGAAGCTCGAGAGTCTCACCTGGTTCTGCTtcatattccactagtattcatgttagaataataatattccactagtatttggttcactaaccttttgcagagaataaccataaagtggaggagaatcgacatcaaactagacgataaatcaatcggacggtGTCGAggatcagacttatgtatgaatgagCCAAGAACtaagaattgacacgatgaactGAGCCAAAATTCAAAAGTCTGCATATGAGAACAATAAAGGAGGCCATCTACCGATTTTGGACCATGGcggcccagcccatggttcggccgaaccgccTGCAGCGCCATTAGATCTAGGTTTCTCCTGGATGGCTGAGATgactccccaatgacggttggtgggtattaccgacctttccaaccgtcacaaccgtcgttctcaagctataaaaggagctctcctcctcacttcactcacacacctcaagcaaagctctctcatattctctcaagtttagtctAGTGTTTTCAAGCTAGTGGAGTaagaatagagtagaaatcggagtccggaagccttcggaagagttcgggtatggctctagtagctttcctttcctcttttgtaggctttatacttttattagaata
This window of the Oryza sativa Japonica Group chromosome 4, ASM3414082v1 genome carries:
- the LOC136356157 gene encoding uncharacterized protein: MSIGNMLADLSSVNGYHEGLPMVFAHIATYAALALPPTVDVRHHSRRGQEDLDHLVIFGAMNPATSANGAAAIIDPPSRTASPFCGKPNEDANAHLLQFLEICSMYTIKGVSPDAVRLRLFPFSLLRRAKQWFYANCAAINTWDKCSTSFLSKFFPIGKTNALRGRISRFQQTRDESIPEAWERLQEYVAACPHHGMDDWLILQNFYNGLTLMSRDHLDAAAGGAFFSKTVQGAVELIEKMVSNTGWSKERLQTRQRGMHTVKETELLAAKLDLLMKCLDDHEKRPQGTVKALDSHVTCEVCGGTGHSGNDCLETHEEAMYMGKNNEYRPQGGEGWNQPRPYYPGGNNNGNFSNQPSLMDLVFAQAKTTDALRKKLAANDKILENINVKLDGFASAFQNQLSFNKMIETQLAQLASLVPANESGRIPGQPDSSIENVKAITTRGGKSTRDPPYPNPAGTNGMSKETPSTDSDDKEIQPDKTVPQEYCDTRLLPFPQQSRKPSVDKQFACFVEVIQKIHINVPLLDAMQVPTYARYLKDILNNKRPLPTTEVVKLTEHCSNLILHKLPEKKKDPGCPTITCSIGAQQFDQALCDLGASVSVMPKDVFDKLNFTVLAPTPMRLQLADSSVHYPVGIAEDVPAKIRDFFIPVDFVVLDMDTGKETPLILGRPFLSTAGANIDVGTGSIRFHTNGKEEKFEFQPRMEQCTMVRIKYRPNPQNIQVVDVEPPKTDSLFTNINNMMQQQHDDLQAYFRFQGFNPYQGP